In Xyrauchen texanus isolate HMW12.3.18 chromosome 35, RBS_HiC_50CHRs, whole genome shotgun sequence, one DNA window encodes the following:
- the LOC127628453 gene encoding plakophilin-1, whose product MTADPLRSAMAPSSMEDTSLVLPSDRKQRTGQQRVLEQVKSIRRNKTVKNDSIPSPTSQTSVTEYSEPKFQFSPTNMNDTRFKWSSSNMSTNQNRMTVRSVSVRNTMRRPTQSMKLNANSASNGMKASDSDDLRSASQLLVGSVKCPSGESQGMMKVAMNRSKSEPWGTNGTTESMPNITLQDAVEFLSCSDVGYQLCGASFIQRHTFTEEKAKQEVRVMGGIPALIQLLKVDNLQLQETASAALRNLVFKDSNNKLQVESCGGLEPILTLIRNTNVTETQIQLTGLLWNLSSADTLKPELIRCALHLLTENIVVPYSCWNDNNTSKLIDPEVFYNTTGCLRNLSCANEEQRISMRNCTGLIDSLMTHVQSEVERGQSDDKSVENCVCILHNLSYQLEKETPEHFKQYYIADEAPHENTSKRNIFSPKSTKTQKTFSFPEIKEAELKGVSWLYHTKSLQLYLSLLSFSQNEATLVACCGVLQNLTASKNLVSTQMSQTIVQKLNGLSVISPLLKSGNPDLQKTAMSLVGNMSQVSFLWNTMAKAVLPDVASVLTAVTPSMVEYDSTMTTACRVMHKLLLAEPESAKNVLNTKLIDSLTALSENMSFETARKGAGVLLYSMWGQKDIQNVLKKKGMKKDTFINAVTATAYKYVPQIQSPGDK is encoded by the exons ATGACGGCTGATCCGCTTCGCTCGGCCATGGCACCCAGCTCGATGGAGGATACCTCTCTGGTGCTGCCGTCCGACAGAAAACAGCGCACTGGGCAGCAGCGCGTCCTGGAGCAGGTCAAATCCATTAGGAGAAACAAGACAGTTAAAAATGATTCCATTCCTTCACCAACAA GTCAGACGTCAGTGACAGAATACAGTGAGCCTAAATTCCAGTTCTCACCGACAAATATGAATGACACCCGTTTCAAATGGAGTAGCTCCAACATGAGCACAAACCAGAACAGAATG ACTGTTCGCAGCGTATCAGTGCGCAACACCATGAGAAGACCGACTCAGAGTATGAAATTGAATGCCAATTCTGCATCCAATGGCATGAAGGCCAGTGACAGTGATGATTTGCGCAGTGCCAGCCAATTACTAGTAGGAAGTGTCAAGTGTCCATCTGGTGAGTCACAGGGGATGATGAAAGTCGCCATGAACAGGAGCAAATCAGAACCATGGGG TACGAATGGCACTACAGAATCTATGCCTAACATCACTCTGCAGGATGCTGTGGAATTTCTCAGTTGCTCGGACGTGGGCTATCAGCTTTGTGGAGCTTCCTTCATACAACGCCACACCTTCACTGAAGAAAAAGCCAAGCAGGAA GTACGGGTGATGGGAGGGATTCCTGCTCTTATTCAGTTGCTGAAAGTTGATAATTTACAGCTGCAAGAGACAGCATCTGCTGCACTGCGCAACCTTGTTTTTAAGGATTCCAATAACAAGCTTCAAGTGGAAAGTTGTGGAGGACTAGAACCCATTCTGACCTTAATCAGAAACACCAACGTCACAGAAACTCAGATACAACTCACTG GTCTGTTGTGGAATCTGTCCTCGGCGGACACTCTGAAGCCAGAGCTCATCAGATGTGCCCTGCACCTGCTTACAGAAAACATTGTGGTTCCATACTCCTGTTGGAATGACAACAACACCAGCAAACTCATTGACCCCGAGGTCTTCTACAACACCACCGGCTGTTTACG AAACCTCAGCTGTGCTAATGAGGAGCAGAGGATATCTATGCGTAACTGCACAGGACTGATTGACTCCCTAATGACACATGTTCAGTCTGAGGTGGAAAGGGGCCAGTCTGATGACAAG TCGGTGGAAAACTGTGTCTGTATACTCCATAACTTGAGCTATCAGTTGGAGAAGGAGACCCCTGAACACTTCAAACAGTATTATATCGCTGATGAGGCCCCACATGAGAATACAAGCAAAAGGAACATCTTCAGCCCAAAGAGCACCAAGACACAAAAG ACGTTTAGCTTCCCAGAAATAAAGGAGGCTGAGCTTAAAGGAGTGAGTTGGCTGTACCACACAAAGTCTCTGCAGTTATACCTGTCTCTGCTGAGCTTCAGTCAAAATGAAGCAACCCTGGTGGCATGCTGTGGAGTACTACAAAACCTTACTGCTTCAAAGAACCTG GTGTCCACTCAGATGAGTCAGACCATTGTTCAGAAGCTAAACGGCCTGTCTGTCATTTCCCCACTGCTGAAATCTGGAAACCCTGACCTACAGAAGACTGCCATGTCCTTGGTGGGGAACATGTCCCAGGTCTCATTTTTGTGGAATACTATGG CCAAGGCAGTGCTCCCCGATGTCGCCTCTGTTCTCACAGCTGTGACCCCGAGCATGGTTGAGTATGATAGCACCATGACCACAGCATGCCGAGTGATGCACAAACTCTTGCTGGCAGAGCCTGAGAGTGCCAAGAATGTGttgaacacaaaacttatcgaCTCTCTGACCGCTCTGAGTGAAAATAT GTCATTCGAAACGGCCAGAAAAGGTGCCGGAGTTCTTCTCTACAGTATGTGGGGGCAAAAAGACATTCAGAATGTGTTGAAAAAG AAAGGGATGAAAAAGGACACATTTATCAATGCAGTCACTGCTACCGCGTACAAATATGTGCCACAA ataCAGTCTCCTGGAGATAAATGA